A window from Sceloporus undulatus isolate JIND9_A2432 ecotype Alabama chromosome 8, SceUnd_v1.1, whole genome shotgun sequence encodes these proteins:
- the ZFPM1 gene encoding zinc finger protein ZFPM1 isoform X1 codes for MSRRKQSKPRQIKRSIGEMEEGDNAPLEDNSQLEKEGGASDRDGESSVEGDSSSSLCSERAEPKENSENPMELEKQEIMEKPRDLKQWNGPAELELSTSEGESKLRAQQNVPAGLSWGPYRGNIQSDPTSPGHNEPPNHPVTLTLEDDDCWLSKLPLVSCEGDANSVIYKKDDAIWCKTTTAIAEGDALKAFVMAEPMGIPNHTVKTEAGESTYPAALPPEIQLLPQQAGMAAILATAVVNKDVFPCKDCGIWYRSERNLQAHLMYYCASRQNTASPTVDEKPKEAYPNERICPFPQCKKSCPSASSLEIHMRSHSGERPFVCLICLSAFTTKANCERHLKVHTDTLNGVCHSCGFISTTRDILYSHLVTNHMICQPGSKGEVYSPGTTVPAPANKPLTPGVSASGPSSTLKCSFCGYIADCLPALQQHVVLHSVAAAAAAILPGSDSKSAQSQPDVPAKLTMQGGKVPPAEEMANGSPPQEGSSSAALADEVLQVRIKEEPMDEGEAPTGPPQARTATGLESEPDASSRASSPRSMQSVKIKSEITSPTPGSSPVPSEPGSSTPGGAIFLPQYVFGHEATVVPQASEILAKMSELVHSRLKQGHGGVPPALFPGTPVPKGATCFECEITFNNINNYYVHKRLYCSSRRVTEENSSGARKLKLGPLAAPKGPTAALLSPQVPGEGKATQEGDAGGGTTPPAPEIKQEIKMEEGAAKASPSPEADGTGRTSEDSQSPGASSVEEPDDDPSRTVCEACNIRFSRHETYMVHKRYYCASRHDPPLRRSGASSKVPFLPQPIRTRKRRKLYEIHNAASQPNSSSSSTPDATRPEVPPVVPALISVVKAAPSPSSSPDADGPIDLSKKPRLQGSSDGDVLPASLLPLADYHECTACRISFHSLDSYLAHKKYYCPATPLQPSTLEQLQKIKGTVPALLKPRGSPEGLGDEHEGTPVKVEKATPSLSPAAPQATFPGMDPLQQRYLDAKSLHLQAAKLPLTVCPYCPLNGVVKGDLVEHFRTAHGLFVAKTVAGATLIEATRTLAEGHLLPPLPAASPPQSIPRLRKDSFNGKEPPVPSVSNGSPRPTISPQPLLPLSPSAPLPTSPLPEAAPNTLPGYTDKGVQTPPGKGPPVPVANGNHRYCRLCNIKFSSLSTFIAHKKYYCSSHAAEHVK; via the exons ctgAACTGGAGCTGTCAACCTCTGAAGGGGAGAGCAAGTTGCGAGCCCAACAGAACGTTCCAGCAGGATTGTCCTGGGGTCCGTACCGGGGGAATATCCAGAGCGACCCTACATCTCCAGGACACAACGAACCG CCAAACCATCCAGTAACCCTGACACTGGAAGACGATGACTGCTGGCTGTCAAAACTGCCTTTGGTTTCCTGCGAAGGGGATGCCAATTCAGTGATCTACAAGAAAG ATGATGCAATCTGGTGCAAAACCACAACAGCCATCGCAGAAGGGGATGCACTGAAGGCATTTGTCATGGCTGAGCCCATGGGGATCCCCAACCACACGGTGAAGACGGAGGCTGGGGAGTCTACCTACCCAGCAGCTCTTCCCCCCGAAATCCAGCTCCTGCCACAGCAAGCAGGCATggcagccatcttggccacagCAGTTGTCAACA AGGATGTCTTCCCCTGTAAGGACTGTGGCATTTGGTACCGGAGCGAACGCAACCTGCAAGCCCACCTGATGTATTACTGCGCCAGCCGCCAAAACACTGCTTCGCCCACCGTGGATGAAAAGCCCAAGGAGGCCTACCCCAATGAGCGCATCTGCCCCTTCCCACAATGCAAGAAGAGCTGCCCCAGCGCCAGTTCACTGGAGATCCACATGCGCAGCCACAGTG GAGAAAGGCCATTTGTTTGCCTCATCTGTCTTTCTGCTTTCACAACAAAAGCCAACTGCGAGCGACACCTGAAagtgcacacagacacactaaATG GAGTCTGCCACAGTTGTGGCTTCATCTCCACTACAAGGGACATCCTCTACAGCCACCTTGTCACAAACCATATGATCTGCCAACCTGGCTCCAAGGGGGAGGTTTACTCCCCTGGCACCACCGTTCCTGCTCCTGCCAACAAACCACTCACCCCAG GTGTGAGTGCATCAGGTCCATCCAGTACCCTCAAGTGCAGCTTCTGTGGCTACATTGCTGACTGCTTACCTGCCCTCCAACAGCATGTGGTCTTGCACAGtgttgctgccgctgccgctgcaaTTCTTCCAGGCTCGGATTCCAAAtctgcccaaagtcagccagatGTTCCGGCCAAACTTACAATGCAAGGAGGGAAGGTGCCCCCTGCAGAGGAAATGGCAAATGGCTCCCCTCCACAAGAAGGAAGCTCCTCGGCAGCCTTAGCAGATGAGGTGCTGCAGGTGCGGATCAAGGAGGAGCCCATGGATGAGGGGGAAGCACCCACAGGACCCCCTCAGGCGAGGACAGCCACCGGTCTAGAGTCCGAACCCGATGCCTCTTCCAGAGCATCCTCTCCCCGCAGCATGCAGTCTGTGAAGATAAAATCGGAGATCACCAGCCCCACTCCGGGGTCCAGTCCAGTGCCCAGTGAGCCCGGATCCAGCACGCCCGGTGGGGCCATATTTCTGCCCCAGTATGTGTTTGGCCACGAGGCCACTGTGGTGCCACAAGCTTCGGAGATCTTAGCCAAGATGTCAGAGCTGGTGCACAGCCGCCTCAAGCAGGGCCACGGTGGGGTTCCACCAGCCCTCTTCCCAGGCACCCCGGTGCCTAAAGGGGCAACTTGCTTCGAGTGTGAGATCACTttcaacaacatcaacaactacTACGTCCACAAGCGGCTGTATTGCTCCAGCCGCCGGGTGACGGAAGAGAACTCCTCCGGTGCTCGCAAGTTAAAATTGGGGCCCTTGGCCGCCCCCAAAGGCCCCACTGCAGCGCTCCTCTCGCCCCAGGTGCCTGGGGAGGGCAAGGCCACTCAAGAGGGGGATGCAGGGGGAGGCACCACCCCACCTGCCCCAGAGATCAAGCAAGAGATCAAGATGGAGGAGGGTGCTGCCAAAGCGAGCCCCTCCCCAGAGGCAGATGGAACAGGGCGCACAAGCGAGGACAGCCAGAGTCCCGGGGCCAGCTCAGTGGAGGAGCCGGACGACGACCCCAGCCGGACTGTGTGCGAAGCCTGTAACATCCGCTTCAGCCGCCATGAGACGTACATGGTGCACAAGCGCTACTACTGTGCCTCCCGCCATGACCCACCACTGCGCCGGAGTGGGGCTTCCAGCAAAGTGCCCTTCCTGCCCCAGCCCATCCGTACCCGCAAGAGGCGCAAGCTGTACGAGATCCACAATGCAGCCAGCCAgcctaacagcagcagcagcagtacccCAGATGCCACCCGCCCCGAAGTGCCCCCCGTTGTCCCTGCTCTCATCTCTGTGGTCAAGGCTGCCCCCTCTCCCAGCTCAAGCCCTGACGCTGATGGACCTATTGACCTGAGCAAGAAGCCGCGGCTCCAGGGAAGTAGCGATGGAGACGTCCTCCCGGCTTCCTTATTGCCCCTGGCGGACTATCACGAATGCACCGCTTGCCGCATCAGCTTCCACAGTCTGGACAGCTACTTGGCCCACAAGAAGTACTACTGCCCAGCCACGCCGTTGCAACCCAGCACCCTGGAGCAGCTGCAGAAGATCAAGGGGACGGTCCCGGCTCTTCTGAAACCTCGGGGCAGCCCAGAGGGTCTGGGGGACGAGCACGAGGGGACACCAGTCAAAGTGGAGAAGGCCACACCTTCCTTGAGCCCCGCTGCTCCCCAAGCCACCTTTCCGGGCATGGACCCACTCCAGCAGCGTTACCTGGATGCCAAAAGCCTCCACCTCCAAGCGGCTAAGTTGCCCCTGACAGTGTGCCCCTACTGCCCTCTCAACGGGGTTGTCAAGGGGGACTTGGTGGAGCACTTCCGCACTGCCCATGGCCTCTTTGTTGCCAAAACAGTGGCCGGTGCCACCTTGATAGAGGCCACAAGGACGCTGGCCGAGGGCCACTTGCTCCCACCATTACCAGCAGCTTCCCCACCCCAGTCCATCCCCCGGTTGCGCAAGGACAGCTTCAACGGCAAAGAGCCCCCGGTCCCTTCGGTGTCAAATGGAAGCCCGCGTCCCACCATTTCCCCACAGCCCCTCCTGCCCCTCTCCCCCTCTGCCCCTTTGCCCACCTCCCCTTTGCCCGAGGCAGCCCCCAATACCCTCCCTGGGTATACGGACAAAGGTGTGCAGACCCCGCCGGGCAAAGGTCCCCCGGTACCCGTGGCCAACGGCAACCACAGGTACTGCCGCCTTTGCAACATCAAGTTCAGCAGCCTCTCAACCTTCATCGCCCACAAGAAGTACTACTGTTCCTCACATGCAGCTGAGCATGTCAAGTAA
- the ZFPM1 gene encoding zinc finger protein ZFPM1 isoform X2 → MEEGDNAPLEDNSQLEKEGGASDRDGESSVEGDSSSSLCSERAEPKENSENPMELEKQEIMEKPRDLKQWNGPAELELSTSEGESKLRAQQNVPAGLSWGPYRGNIQSDPTSPGHNEPPNHPVTLTLEDDDCWLSKLPLVSCEGDANSVIYKKDDAIWCKTTTAIAEGDALKAFVMAEPMGIPNHTVKTEAGESTYPAALPPEIQLLPQQAGMAAILATAVVNKDVFPCKDCGIWYRSERNLQAHLMYYCASRQNTASPTVDEKPKEAYPNERICPFPQCKKSCPSASSLEIHMRSHSGERPFVCLICLSAFTTKANCERHLKVHTDTLNGVCHSCGFISTTRDILYSHLVTNHMICQPGSKGEVYSPGTTVPAPANKPLTPGVSASGPSSTLKCSFCGYIADCLPALQQHVVLHSVAAAAAAILPGSDSKSAQSQPDVPAKLTMQGGKVPPAEEMANGSPPQEGSSSAALADEVLQVRIKEEPMDEGEAPTGPPQARTATGLESEPDASSRASSPRSMQSVKIKSEITSPTPGSSPVPSEPGSSTPGGAIFLPQYVFGHEATVVPQASEILAKMSELVHSRLKQGHGGVPPALFPGTPVPKGATCFECEITFNNINNYYVHKRLYCSSRRVTEENSSGARKLKLGPLAAPKGPTAALLSPQVPGEGKATQEGDAGGGTTPPAPEIKQEIKMEEGAAKASPSPEADGTGRTSEDSQSPGASSVEEPDDDPSRTVCEACNIRFSRHETYMVHKRYYCASRHDPPLRRSGASSKVPFLPQPIRTRKRRKLYEIHNAASQPNSSSSSTPDATRPEVPPVVPALISVVKAAPSPSSSPDADGPIDLSKKPRLQGSSDGDVLPASLLPLADYHECTACRISFHSLDSYLAHKKYYCPATPLQPSTLEQLQKIKGTVPALLKPRGSPEGLGDEHEGTPVKVEKATPSLSPAAPQATFPGMDPLQQRYLDAKSLHLQAAKLPLTVCPYCPLNGVVKGDLVEHFRTAHGLFVAKTVAGATLIEATRTLAEGHLLPPLPAASPPQSIPRLRKDSFNGKEPPVPSVSNGSPRPTISPQPLLPLSPSAPLPTSPLPEAAPNTLPGYTDKGVQTPPGKGPPVPVANGNHRYCRLCNIKFSSLSTFIAHKKYYCSSHAAEHVK, encoded by the exons ctgAACTGGAGCTGTCAACCTCTGAAGGGGAGAGCAAGTTGCGAGCCCAACAGAACGTTCCAGCAGGATTGTCCTGGGGTCCGTACCGGGGGAATATCCAGAGCGACCCTACATCTCCAGGACACAACGAACCG CCAAACCATCCAGTAACCCTGACACTGGAAGACGATGACTGCTGGCTGTCAAAACTGCCTTTGGTTTCCTGCGAAGGGGATGCCAATTCAGTGATCTACAAGAAAG ATGATGCAATCTGGTGCAAAACCACAACAGCCATCGCAGAAGGGGATGCACTGAAGGCATTTGTCATGGCTGAGCCCATGGGGATCCCCAACCACACGGTGAAGACGGAGGCTGGGGAGTCTACCTACCCAGCAGCTCTTCCCCCCGAAATCCAGCTCCTGCCACAGCAAGCAGGCATggcagccatcttggccacagCAGTTGTCAACA AGGATGTCTTCCCCTGTAAGGACTGTGGCATTTGGTACCGGAGCGAACGCAACCTGCAAGCCCACCTGATGTATTACTGCGCCAGCCGCCAAAACACTGCTTCGCCCACCGTGGATGAAAAGCCCAAGGAGGCCTACCCCAATGAGCGCATCTGCCCCTTCCCACAATGCAAGAAGAGCTGCCCCAGCGCCAGTTCACTGGAGATCCACATGCGCAGCCACAGTG GAGAAAGGCCATTTGTTTGCCTCATCTGTCTTTCTGCTTTCACAACAAAAGCCAACTGCGAGCGACACCTGAAagtgcacacagacacactaaATG GAGTCTGCCACAGTTGTGGCTTCATCTCCACTACAAGGGACATCCTCTACAGCCACCTTGTCACAAACCATATGATCTGCCAACCTGGCTCCAAGGGGGAGGTTTACTCCCCTGGCACCACCGTTCCTGCTCCTGCCAACAAACCACTCACCCCAG GTGTGAGTGCATCAGGTCCATCCAGTACCCTCAAGTGCAGCTTCTGTGGCTACATTGCTGACTGCTTACCTGCCCTCCAACAGCATGTGGTCTTGCACAGtgttgctgccgctgccgctgcaaTTCTTCCAGGCTCGGATTCCAAAtctgcccaaagtcagccagatGTTCCGGCCAAACTTACAATGCAAGGAGGGAAGGTGCCCCCTGCAGAGGAAATGGCAAATGGCTCCCCTCCACAAGAAGGAAGCTCCTCGGCAGCCTTAGCAGATGAGGTGCTGCAGGTGCGGATCAAGGAGGAGCCCATGGATGAGGGGGAAGCACCCACAGGACCCCCTCAGGCGAGGACAGCCACCGGTCTAGAGTCCGAACCCGATGCCTCTTCCAGAGCATCCTCTCCCCGCAGCATGCAGTCTGTGAAGATAAAATCGGAGATCACCAGCCCCACTCCGGGGTCCAGTCCAGTGCCCAGTGAGCCCGGATCCAGCACGCCCGGTGGGGCCATATTTCTGCCCCAGTATGTGTTTGGCCACGAGGCCACTGTGGTGCCACAAGCTTCGGAGATCTTAGCCAAGATGTCAGAGCTGGTGCACAGCCGCCTCAAGCAGGGCCACGGTGGGGTTCCACCAGCCCTCTTCCCAGGCACCCCGGTGCCTAAAGGGGCAACTTGCTTCGAGTGTGAGATCACTttcaacaacatcaacaactacTACGTCCACAAGCGGCTGTATTGCTCCAGCCGCCGGGTGACGGAAGAGAACTCCTCCGGTGCTCGCAAGTTAAAATTGGGGCCCTTGGCCGCCCCCAAAGGCCCCACTGCAGCGCTCCTCTCGCCCCAGGTGCCTGGGGAGGGCAAGGCCACTCAAGAGGGGGATGCAGGGGGAGGCACCACCCCACCTGCCCCAGAGATCAAGCAAGAGATCAAGATGGAGGAGGGTGCTGCCAAAGCGAGCCCCTCCCCAGAGGCAGATGGAACAGGGCGCACAAGCGAGGACAGCCAGAGTCCCGGGGCCAGCTCAGTGGAGGAGCCGGACGACGACCCCAGCCGGACTGTGTGCGAAGCCTGTAACATCCGCTTCAGCCGCCATGAGACGTACATGGTGCACAAGCGCTACTACTGTGCCTCCCGCCATGACCCACCACTGCGCCGGAGTGGGGCTTCCAGCAAAGTGCCCTTCCTGCCCCAGCCCATCCGTACCCGCAAGAGGCGCAAGCTGTACGAGATCCACAATGCAGCCAGCCAgcctaacagcagcagcagcagtacccCAGATGCCACCCGCCCCGAAGTGCCCCCCGTTGTCCCTGCTCTCATCTCTGTGGTCAAGGCTGCCCCCTCTCCCAGCTCAAGCCCTGACGCTGATGGACCTATTGACCTGAGCAAGAAGCCGCGGCTCCAGGGAAGTAGCGATGGAGACGTCCTCCCGGCTTCCTTATTGCCCCTGGCGGACTATCACGAATGCACCGCTTGCCGCATCAGCTTCCACAGTCTGGACAGCTACTTGGCCCACAAGAAGTACTACTGCCCAGCCACGCCGTTGCAACCCAGCACCCTGGAGCAGCTGCAGAAGATCAAGGGGACGGTCCCGGCTCTTCTGAAACCTCGGGGCAGCCCAGAGGGTCTGGGGGACGAGCACGAGGGGACACCAGTCAAAGTGGAGAAGGCCACACCTTCCTTGAGCCCCGCTGCTCCCCAAGCCACCTTTCCGGGCATGGACCCACTCCAGCAGCGTTACCTGGATGCCAAAAGCCTCCACCTCCAAGCGGCTAAGTTGCCCCTGACAGTGTGCCCCTACTGCCCTCTCAACGGGGTTGTCAAGGGGGACTTGGTGGAGCACTTCCGCACTGCCCATGGCCTCTTTGTTGCCAAAACAGTGGCCGGTGCCACCTTGATAGAGGCCACAAGGACGCTGGCCGAGGGCCACTTGCTCCCACCATTACCAGCAGCTTCCCCACCCCAGTCCATCCCCCGGTTGCGCAAGGACAGCTTCAACGGCAAAGAGCCCCCGGTCCCTTCGGTGTCAAATGGAAGCCCGCGTCCCACCATTTCCCCACAGCCCCTCCTGCCCCTCTCCCCCTCTGCCCCTTTGCCCACCTCCCCTTTGCCCGAGGCAGCCCCCAATACCCTCCCTGGGTATACGGACAAAGGTGTGCAGACCCCGCCGGGCAAAGGTCCCCCGGTACCCGTGGCCAACGGCAACCACAGGTACTGCCGCCTTTGCAACATCAAGTTCAGCAGCCTCTCAACCTTCATCGCCCACAAGAAGTACTACTGTTCCTCACATGCAGCTGAGCATGTCAAGTAA